The Campylobacter sp. MIT 12-8780 genome has a window encoding:
- a CDS encoding HU family DNA-binding protein codes for MTKADFISKVAQTSGLTKKDATAATDAVIATITELLTKGDTISFIGFGTFSTAKRAARTARVPSTGKTIQVPATNVAKFKVGKNLKEAVAGGKAKKKK; via the coding sequence ATGACTAAAGCAGATTTCATTTCAAAAGTTGCTCAAACTTCTGGGCTTACAAAAAAAGACGCTACAGCTGCTACAGATGCAGTTATCGCTACTATTACCGAACTTTTAACAAAAGGTGATACTATCAGCTTTATCGGCTTTGGAACTTTCTCAACTGCAAAAAGAGCTGCAAGAACAGCTAGAGTTCCAAGCACAGGAAAAACTATCCAAGTTCCTGCAACAAATGTAGCTAAATTCAAAGTAGGTAAAAACCTTAAAGAAGCTGTTGCTGGCGGTAAAGCTAAAAAGAAAAAATAA